From Etheostoma spectabile isolate EspeVRDwgs_2016 chromosome 8, UIUC_Espe_1.0, whole genome shotgun sequence, a single genomic window includes:
- the dusp8a gene encoding dual specificity protein phosphatase 8 isoform X2, translated as MPLDVVIAPAEDCFWPDLQDTDMRLKIRVRRMKQGRDLRGGFAAFTSCFPGLCEGKPANSLPMSLSQPCLPVANVGPTRILPHLYLGSQKDVLNKDLMAQNGITYVLNASNTCPKPDFISESHFMRIPVNDNYCEKLLPWLDKTNEFIDKAKVSNCRVIVHCLAGISRSATIAIAYIMKTMGLSSDDAYRFVKDRRPSISPNFNFLGQLLEFEKGLQLLQALTSTTDDKISENKSSEVNGGFEMNGHHSNYDSSVADQHIPPEPKVPSPTSLQQGFNGLHLSAERIMDTNRLKRSFSLDIKSVYSPSTPCPSLAPTHSEDVPKLCKLDSPGTGTSNGVCSQSPVLDSPGSADSPFPSPGSGGSIGGLGPVHRSGSSSSRPRRKPKHCSGSSPAHSQPHHPPQSLSLSLDHKSPSVAENLKGSLLLSLPSLPTMGSEAMWTKHRDTVQATTPVTPVTPTTDAPWHFGAVEGGEGEMELGGGGGGGGEESSVRFGSSSAYMAFGCSEGVRLRDKSQREKPSSPQTRRDHRDSTSSTTVTLSNSANNSGPASEKQFKRRSCQMEFEEGISETRSREELGKIGKQSSFSGSMEIIEVS; from the exons ATGCCTCTGGATGTGGTGATTGCCCCAGCGGAGGACTGTTTTTGGCCGGACCTGCAGGACACCGACATGAGGCTGAAGATTAGGGTCCGCCGAATGAAGCAGGGGAGAGATCTACGAG GAGGTTTTGCTGCTTTTACCTCCTGTTTCCCCGGCCTGTGTGAAGGGAAGCCTGCCAATTCTCTACCTATGAGCTTGTCCCAGCCCTGCTTGCCTGTGGCTAATGTAGGGCCCACTCGCATCCTGCCACACCTCTACCTGGGGTCACAGAAGGACGTCCTCAACAAG GATCTGATGGCTCAGAATGGTATCACCTATGTGCTGAATGCCAGCAACACCTGCCCCAAGCCAGACTTCATCAGCGAGAGCCACTTCATGCGCATCCCAGTCAATGACAACTACTGCGAGAAATTGCTTCCCTGGCTGGACAAAACTAATGAATTCATAG ACAAAGCTAAGGTGTCAAACTGCAGAGTCATTGTGCACTGCCTGGCTGGAATCTCACGTTCAGCAACCATCGCCATCGCATACATCATGAAGACAATGGGCTTGTCATCAGATGATGCCTACAG GTTTGTTAAGGACCGAAGGCCGTCCATATCCCCCAACTTCAACTTCCTGGGTCAGCTTCTGGAGTTTGAGAAGGGCCTGCAATTACTGCAAGCTTTAACGTCAACCACTGATGACAAGATCTCTGaaaacaaaagctcagaagTTAATGGAGGTTTCGAGATGAATGGTCACCACAGCAACTATGACTCATCGGTGGCAGACCAACACATCCCACCAGAACCCAAGGTGCCATCACCCACCTCCCTTCAGCAAGGCTTCAACGGCCTACACCTCTCCGCAGAGCGAATCATGGACACTAACCGGCTTAAACGCTCCTTCTCCCTGGACATTAAGTCGGTCTACTCCCCCAGTACCCCCTGCCCCAGCCTGGCACCCACACACTCTGAAGACGTCCCCAAGCTGTGCAAGCTTGACAGCCCAGGAACAGGCACTTCCAATGGTGTCTGCTCCCAGTCTCCCGTCCTAGACAGCCCCGGCTCCGCCGATTCACCGTTTCCCTCACCAGGCAGCGGGGGCAGCATTGGAGGTTTGGGTCCAGTCCATCGGTCTGGTTCTTCCTCATCCAGACCCAGGAGAAAACCCAAGCATTGCTCCGGCAGTTCCCCAGCCCACTCCCAACCACACCACCCTCCACAGTCCCTCAGCTTGTCGTTGGACCACAAGAGCCCCAGCGTGGCCGAGAATCTAAAAGGCTCCCTGCTTCTCTCACTACCTTCCCTTCCCACCATGGGGTCTGAGGCCATGTGgaccaaacacagagacactgtcCAGGCCACCACTCCCGTCACACCCGTCACCCCCACCACAGATGCTCCCTGGCACTTTGGGGCAGTGGAGGGCGGTGAGGGAGAGATGGagctgggaggaggagggggtggaggaggagaggagtcGTCGGTAAGGTTTGGGAGTAGCTCGGCGTATATGGCGTTCGGGTGCAGCGAAGGTGTGCGGTTACGAGACAAATCCCAGAGGGAGAAGCCCTCATCGCCCCAGACCCGTAGAGACCACCGGGACTCTACGTCGTCGACCACAGTGACCCTGTCCAACAGTGCAAACAACAGCGGGCCTGCATCAGAGAAGCAGTTCAAGCGGCGCAGCTGTCAGATGGAGTTTGAGGAGGGCATCTCCGAGACCCGATCCCGGGAAGAACTGGGGAAGATTGGGAAGCAGTCCAGCTTCTCTGGGAGCATGGAGATCATTGAGGTATCCTGA